The Tubulanus polymorphus chromosome 4, tnTubPoly1.2, whole genome shotgun sequence genomic interval TAACGGAATATTAATcgtattgttatatttgttagTATATCTTATTATACCGGGGATATAGATGTCGGCAAAATAGCGTTTACTAAATTTATGATAGATCaacaaaatatccacttcctcAATACTGCTAGCAGTCAAGCCTTTAGGAATTTCACCCACTCTCACCATCCTACATTAAACTTTCATATAACgccatgatttttttttcatcaatatttttttggaGACCAAACACCTGAGGAAAATGTGAACCCGATACCAACGCACTGAAAACAATCTTCCAAGCAACAAATCAGTTACAAATAACAGGGAAAATGAGATATACGTCGGTATTAGCGGAAAATCTTTCGTTTCTCAACGGAAATACAAAATCTTTGTTAATACGTAATAGCACACAAATAATAATGACCCGGTTAGAATGTTTTTCTACCAGAATCAAAACAAGGAAGAAATTTATCCCAAAGCcactttattttttttaatgatacaCGTAATTCGGGAAGTGCAGTTAGGGTTTGTCTAAAATGTAATTCTTGCCATTCATCTCGAGGACAAGTGCAAATAACTAATCGTGGGGGAAAATATCGTGACAAATAAAGAGGAAAAATTTCTCCTGTTCGTAACGAAAAAATCAAACTGAATTGTAAATGTTGAACGTGTCGTTGAGTGGTATAGTAGCTGTTTACACAGACTTACTGATTCTAGTATGTATGTACGGGTTTACATTTTCCATCAGTTGTTTCGCTTTATTAAGTTTTCCCTGTCAAACAGATAATTCATTCTAAAACCGGCAAATTCTGTTAATAATCGTGCAATTATCATGCGTTGCAATAGTTTATGGTACCAGAAACCGGCCACTCGACTGAATTAAGAATCTCAAGAGAAGACCGGTTCTGTCAGTTCCCTGGGTAGTCAagaacagggtggccactctTTACTCATTTGCTTTTTTCTCAACTTTTCCCTGCCTATTCCCGACATATAAGATGTTCGATTGCACGTAGTCTGACTTAACTAATTTCCCTGATATTTCCCCCCccctttttttttttaaattccatCTTCCccatttcattaataaaagaaaattcctcaacattttttcaacttcCAGGAGAGTGACCACCCTGGGTAAACATGCCAATGGAAGAACACCAGCTAGAACAAACCGACATCAAGAGTTGCATATTATTGATTTCATACAGACTCCCGATGATCCGATTACTGATAACTAGTTGTATTCTAAGGGGAAACTGCGGAGAAACTTACGTATAACGTTGCCGTGTCCGACCGGTCCTTGAGAATACGGCTTATTAGCCGACCACTGATCTCTACCGCCACCTTGTGGTTGATTATACTGTCTCGAATGCTGatctatgaaaaataaacaactcaTTTATAAATCGATTAAAACATCGGGAAGCAGGATGAAGCAATGATGCTGttcagggttcttacagatccgATAGTCCAAAATACCCTGATATTTTCCTGAATTTTACCCTCGAACCAAAATTCCCCTAGATTTTAAGTTATCTCTGGTGGAGGCAATTTCTTTAGAAGAGTTCCTTGTGGCACTCGTGACAAGCAAGAACGAGACGCCAAAAATTCCCCAATTTCCAGGAAAAGAGTCAGAAGTTCCTAACTTCCCTGATCAGTAAGAACCCTGGACCCAGTaacacagttctgagttaataTTCGACAGGGAGCAAACTGATTACAATTTCTAtgctaactcacaactgtgaaactggacgaTCCAAGATAATGGTAATATATTGATGGTACCTGATTGATATCGACGGTCCTGATTCTGAGTCAGATTCGACCGTTCAGATTTCCACTCAGCTCGTGAGTCAGTAGACCGACGAGGTGGAGACGGATCTCGACGTGTCGCAGCACGCGTCGTGTGACTCACTCGATCATCTCGTTTCCTCGGTGGAGACTGACGCTTTTCATATCTGCAAATAATGTTTCATTAAGATGTGATAAAACtagagaattgaaaataacacTTTGGCTGCAGACTATAAAATATCCTGTTATTCCAGCAGTCAAACTTAAGTCAAACAAGTGGGTGTAGTTGGGACAaggtggccactttccaccaatttacaaattcccagAGTAAATCCGAgaatttcttggtttaaattaaatatgttataatttattcattttcaataaatcacaTACTGTAAAATATGGTCAATAGTTTATCCGAATTGccagagttttccaggtttttttttgtgCAAAAATTGTCAAATTGCCCGAGAATTCgttaattttttctatatctttctgattccctgagtttttgAGAGCTATCAAAGGTGAAGATACTGACCTGGTGTTTGTGTTACTCGTATAATGTCTATCGTCGCCGCTACGAGATCCACTTCCTCGCTGCACGACGACCTCGCGTGAATCCTCGCGTCGACTTTCACTCGGGTTACTCCTACGATCGTACCTCTCGACTCGTCGATCGTGAGGATCGGTGGTGGTGGTCGTCGTTGCGGCGCTGCTTCGACTGTGATCGCGAGCGTCTTTCTTCGATGAACCGCGCTCGAATTCCATAAACCTACGAGAAACCGACACTTTATTCAGACTGAGTTTATTCAGGCCGTGGCAACTAGATCAATGCCATTACAAATCTCATGAAAACTATGGAATTTGCACATGTTTTACACCCTTATATTTTGACCTTTTTCATGCTGTTTAACTAAGAATACAGCATTGTTCAAATCACAAATATATTCcagatttttaaaatttttcaattcaaggCACAATTACATAAAGCCGGACAAATCGAAACAATCCTCTTGAACTTGAATCATAAATAGAGAGATAAGAATACAATATTTACGCACTACAAGGTAGAAGTCATCAATTGTTACCTTTCTTTACATCTTTCTCTGTCCGTCTGGAATCCTGGTCGTAAACTCGGTGATATTCGTTCTGTCTGCCGCGTGTTCGTCGTCGTGGTTGCGGACGTCGCCGCTCGTTTATTGTCCCAGAACGGATCGTCTTTAGTCGTCGTCGTTCTCGAGTCGTACGATCGTTTAGGAGCACATCGCTCCAGATCAACGCGTTCTCTTTCTTTACGTTCCCTTTCTCGCTGACGTTCGCGCTCGCGTTCTTTTTCGCGTTCTCTCTCGCGTTCACGTTCCAAACTGAAACAAGACACGGACAGCGTTTAACAGAAGCAACAAGCAGAAACCGCATCGCTAgtcaattcatttaatatacatatgtatttaTTAAAGGTTCGGGATGGCTACTTTGCATTTTCCCTGACACTTGCATTGTTTTTACCGATTTGATCGGCTaagaattcaatgaattaaaacGCAGTCAAATACATGAGACATCGACGGAAACTGTTCGATTCTACGCGATCTCTTTAGCTTTTTATACAAGATTCCCGACTATTCCTTGATTTTTATTTCTCAATAATTCCGGGTATTTCTCATTATTCCCATATTTACCGTTGCTGCTCTAATTTTCTCTGCTCTTCCTTCTCGCGTTCTAATaatctctctctttctcttcgTTCGCGCTCGAGTCTGATTCGTTCGCGCTCTAATTGTTCGGCTTCGATTTTCGCGCGTTCCAGTTCTTCTCTTTCAATCCTGAAGTTATTAAGAGTAGTTCGTATTTTGACAGATTTTTCGAAATGTTCCTCAGATTCTTTTGAGTTCATTTCCAAATTCAATTGATCATTTTTTGACTCGGAAAAGCAACACAACTCATTTTCAAGTTAATCGACAAACTGCAGGACGGAGATGACAGTATTTGATAGTATTTGTGTATCAAGTTGACAAGTACAAAATTTGACGACGAAAGTATTTTGTAATTGtagttatatataaatatttacctGAGTCGTTCACGTTCTCGAGCTAATCTCACGGCTTCGTCTTTCTGCTGTCGTTCGATCGCTCGTTGTCTGCGTAGTTCTTTCTCTGCGATCATACGTCTCTTACGTTCGGCTTCGCGAATAGCTCTTTCACGTCGGTAGATCTTCTCTCGTTCTCTTCTCTCCTGCGAAACATTTTACTCAAATTTAAATTTACAATTTCAGGACGGCCACTTCTACCCCACTTGACTGGCTTTTTCTGCTAAGAATATAGCTAGCTTCCCTTGATCGTAAGACATAGTCGagaactgtttgattttatacgcaatctagcaatctcacCAAATTTCCCAGACTTTATCAGATCCGGATTTATAGCTTTTTAGATAAAATCCCGCAATATTCCACgacttttttaaagataagAAAGTTTCCCGACTTATCGTTGAAATGGGAATACTGAGCTGTTTTGAAATGAGagtcaaaaaataaattcccTTGTTCTTACCTTTTCAGCATCCCTTTTATCGGAAGAATGATGAGAACCCGTGCTACGACGATCACCGGATTTTGATCTTGTTGAAGACGATGATTTTGGATCATCTAAAATAAGAAACCGAAAGTCATTACAGTACGGACACTCAATTCAAAACAATGATAAAGTCATTACAGTACGGACACTCAAAACAATGATAAAGTCATTACAGTACGGACACTCAATTCAAAACAATGATAAAGTCATTACAGTACGGACACTCAATTCAAAACAATGATAAAGTCATTACAGTACGGACACTCAATTCAAAACAATGATAAAGTCATTACAGTACGGACACTCAATTCAAAACAATGATAAAGTCATTACAGTACGGACACTCAATTCAAAACAATGATAAAGTCATTACAGTACGGACACTCAATTCAAAACAATGATAATTCTACTAAATTGTCTTGCGAACCTTTTTTCGATTTAACGGATGATGGTGATTTTTTAGGCGGCGATTTCTCATCTGTTTTGACGCTAGTTTTATCCGGTGTTTTTGTCACCGTTGCTGTCGTTTCTGTTTTTTCAGCCTCAGTTTTCTCGTCttttttctccgctatatcggGTTTCGTTTCTGATTTGACTTTGTCATTTTGCTCGCCCGAAGTAGACTCAGGAGTAGCCGTAACATCCATAGCCGCCGTTTCAATCTTCACCTCTTCTTTCGTAGTCTTCGATTCCTCTTTTTTCTCCTCTTTAACTGGTTCTTCCTTCGGTTTTTCTGGTGTCTTTTTCACCGTTGTAGGTTTCGGCTTGCTCGGCGAGGCTTTCTTCGGCGAAGTTGATTTTTTCGCATCTTTAGACTTCGGATCAACCTTCTTACTACTAGTATCATCTTTACGTTTTTCCACACTCGGCGGCGCTCGTTTCTTAACTGGAACAAACAGAACATCAATCAACAAAGTTCATCCGGTTTAACGGATTTAGGCAATACGTGTTTACAAGGAAAGTGAACCTACTCGTATCCGATTTGGATCTTTCGTGAGTCCGTTCAGGTCTCTTCGGTTGTGGTGTTTTAGCGACCGGTTTCTTAACATTGCTGACTGGATCAGTTTTTGCCtaacaagaaaaaataatccCGATCAGCAAATCCCTCTTCATAATCAAAGTAACTAAATGCATAGTTTGATTACTCGGGGAGAGGTGGCGCTTACTTACCCGTTCAACCGTTATAGAACGGCCGTGAAGTTCGGTATGATTCAGATTTTCGATACATTTTGTCGCTTCCTCAGCGGAGGACATCATCACCAGACCGAAACAGCGCGAACCCGGTGACTTCGCGTTGGTAACAACTTTCGCCCCGGCGACCTTtcacaaataatcaaaattcatTAGTTATAACAACAACCTAGTCAGGTTTTCCAGTGGTAAGGCCAGGGTAAAAAGAAGTACTAAGAAGGACTTTTCCCGGCAATTTTAACCCCAAAAGGAGGGAAATTTTTGCTCGGAAAGAAGTAATTTCCAGTATAATGAGGGCCCATAAGGGAGCATTTTCGCAATGTCTTTGCCGGAATACAATAGTTGTGTAGACCAGTCATACATTTCAGGGTGATTCCATAACACTTTCCTGTATATTCAATCTTACTGATAATTGAATTACCAGGCATGAGTAATAAAATACTTCAACAGTCGAATTTGCGACAAAATTGCACgcgaaaatacataaaaatcaaatttggaaGGACTTTTTCATCCAAAGAAGGACTTAGAGTCAAAAAGAAGGACAAAGATGATGTTTGTCCaaactttttccaaaagaAGGACTTCCTAGTAGACGGATGGAGTCGAACTCTGATCGGTGACTCTTACCTTGCCATGTTTCGTGAACAATGATTTGAGATCAGTAGCTCGAGTCGTTGCCGCTAAACCCCTCACCCACAAATTCTTTCCGCTTGTCTTCGGTTTCCCTGCAAATCACGatgaaaatcatcagttatcaaTCGATTTTCACGTCGAGAAACTGGCGAAATGAACTTCATATCGACCGATAGTTACCTTTGCCATCTTTAGCTGTCTTGGCGGCGTCACCGGTGCTAAAAGGAAACACATGGACAATGATGAAACAATTGTATATATTATTCGTAACATCAAATAAATGCTAGTGATTTTTCGACATTAAACGAAAAGCATCAAGCTACTGAAGTAGAAACATTGACCGATATCTAATCGCTTTCATCAGAAATTTCGCACAATTTTTCTCCCTCCCGATCAAAATCAATTCCAGTTTTGTTCCGTCCGTCTGTTGCGCACACAAAAACAAGATTCGTAGTCCTCTTCTCCGTCATCACTGACATCGGCCATCTTTGTCTACTTCGCTGACTGTCATCAACCAGAAACGAACACTCGATGCTCGGTGACGTGTTTTTAGATCCTGATTTTATATGATTTCGCGTAAAACTTACATCTATCACTGTAACGTATTGATCTACGCACGCAAGCGTCTCCACAACTAAACCGGTTATACTTAAATAATCAGTACTCAATACTCCCGGGAGTTACAACTAAAACCACTTTTttaaacaataacaataaagCATAGCGCGGTTTTTTAtctataaagtttcatcataCAAACCCAGGCTGGTCCGCCGACTACAAACCCAGGCTGGTCCGCCGACTACAAACCCAGGCGGGTCTGCTGACTACAAACCCAGGCGGGTCCGCCGACTACAAACCCAGGCGGGTCTGCCATCTGCGATGATCATTATATACAAGTAGAAACAAACCTCGTTTTAGTTCCATTTTCCGCCGACTTTTCTTCAGTCTTCTCTACGTCGGTTGTTTTAACTGCTGCGTCGCTTTTCGATCCGTCATCTTTCTCGCCGTTGGCGGATTTACCGGTCGCCTCCGCCGCGACGGTCGTTTTCTCACCGGTGGCGCGAACATCGGTTTTCTCGTCGGACTTGTCGCCGTCCGGACCAGTTTTCGCTTTTTTCGCCGGCGTTCCGTAAATGTCGTAGTCCAAATCGTTTTGATCGTCGACGTGAACGACTAACGAAACGCTGTCGTCGTTTCGCGGCTCTTGCGACGTGTCCATTTTAATCGCGTCTTCGATCGTTAACGGGTTCTTCACCGATACGTCTAACGGATCCGGCGGAGCTAACGTCGAGTCGTTCGCCGCCGTCTTATCGACTTTAACTTGCGGAGTCTTCGCTGCATTCCCCGATGATTTGTCCGTTACCGGTTCAGAAGCTACAGGAAATTCAATGCAAAATATTTGGTTGAAAAAATCTGATTCTTATGTTTtgctttttttttttacataccGGTGTGTCGGGGTTAGAATAAGAGAGGGATAGAGACCAACAACTACCCAGTCACAAAAAAAAAGGTTCATGCAGCAAGTTTCAGGATGTTCGATGATTTGAAAGAAAAGAGTTTCCACGTTAAGAACAATACCACTAAAACAGGGAATATGAAATTATGCCTTTGCACTCAGTATGAATTATGTAAAAATCTACAGGAGGACAATCTGCACAAGATCCATTTTCTCATCCTCATCGGAATACAATAACTTTTCAAAACAGGCTGCACAAATTTTACTTTCTACTCTTAAAGAACCTAACGTATATTGCATCAGGCTGGCTAAATGACAATTCGGCTTTTCATGCTTTTTCTGTCCACTGTACAAGCTGAAAATTATCCTCATGAATACCATGGATGGAAAGAGGCCTACTAGGAGGCGAATAGGAGGTGAATTTCATTATGTTTCAGTTGGCTTGGTTTCACATTACTGTTCGAAAAAAACCATAAACAAACGTGAAACTGCTCAGAATCTCACCATCTCAACACCAAATTGAAAAGACACATTTTCCATCAGCAATCACTTCTGTCCTGAAGAACAACAACAATTTAAAGCTGATTCCCTCTCAGCACATAATCTGTAAATGCCCATTACACAACAACCATTTTATATCAAACTGTtccatcatcaatatcaattcAGAAGAGGCTTGAACTTGAAGCCGTTAGACAAACCTCTCCCCAATCCTTCATTCTTCTTCGAGGATGACAGAACTAACTTCTGATGAGATAGCAGCAATATCATGAACCAGCAATTTGATAATCGATTCATTTCACATTGAATCATTTGTTTCCACCAATTTTCAACAATTCATAAAATTTCTCCACTTCACAATGTGTTCCTTCATATGCAATGAATATCATTCATCTGCAACAGGGGGAATTAAGAATGTTCAATTCACTCCATTTCAGTAGTCATTCAAGTTTTCATGCTATGTATAACCATAAAAACATCATGACGAAATTGTTGAAATCGGAATAGCAAATCCATAACCACACCATACATGATCCTTCAACATTGGAAACCATTATCTGACTATGAAAACAGCACGTTGAATTCTTTGACTCAAGAAACAGCAATCCTATCATTTCAACCACATAACGTCTCTTCCTTGCTCTCGAAGTTTGAACCATTCTCATTGGGGGTATCCGTTTAATTAGAACTGGTTAGTAACTAAACTCACACTCACAAATCTCTCGAGGCTTCCACAATATTTTAACACAAAAACCTTAATTCAAAGAATTTTGCCCCATTCAAAGCTTGCGGAATTTCTGTCCCTCAAATATCACATCGAACTGAAGCGGAGAGATTTATAAGCGCgtatttcaaactgttttatgTGGAACTCTTTCTAGCATCCTGAAACGAGCTTTATCACGTAGCACTCTATAACTACCTTACCTTTCACCGGTGTCGTTTCTGTTTCCATTTTCTCATCCTAAAAAATAGCAGATattctttttcagaaaaatacatgtaattccggtgaaaaaaaaaatacagttTAGGCCACCTTTCAGCTCCTCATGACCTGTAAATCTCCTgatattctatatttcaatatacaaAAAAATCCGAAAGGTAATCAGCGGCAGATAAATTAATTGgattaaaatgttacaaatgattttgataaagaaatgattttgataaagaaatatagAGTATAGTAAATAGCTTAAATCTAGAGCTGGGCCTGGTTCCATAGacagggcttagacttaagaccggtctgagacaaacttagttctagagccaatctaacaacttaacaaCCAGTCTCAaggtttaagaccacttttggaaccggcccctgatccCCAAATATTCTaagtttttagaaaaatttgCCAGTTTTCCAGATTTTCCAAGTTAGTGGCTGTGTGGGGCTAGGTTAGAGGAACAGTAAGTCCAACTGTAGTCGAACCATGACATACCTCTGTGTCTTCTGGTTTGTCTGTAGAATcatcttttttatcttcacCATTCTGCAACAGAAGAAAATTGAAGCCTTTTAGcgaattttgaacatttacaTGCAGTCAGGGAATGAACAAAGAATCAACATTCACCTCTTGAACCTTTTCTTTAACGTCTGTTGATGAAGCTGTAGCTGAAAGCAAAGAAATAGAGTTGAAGATAGTTCAGTTCAAACTAGTTCTGAGATCGATCAGATATTTTTCAGACTTAACTTTGCGACTGGACTTACCTTCAATCTTTCTCGGTGTCTTTTTAGCGGCGGGTGACGACACCTCAGAAACTTCAAATCGAAAAGTTTCGACGCTTTCGCCATCATCTTCCAAAGcctaaatatagaaaacaatgaatgtggaaatcgataGGTACTTTTTGGCACGCCACCTAGCGTCAATACTCGGAATCACTTCACGAGCCGTGGCACAACCCACATTTGGACCAACAAATGAACCTCATTAAGACACTTACCTTGGTCAATCTCTCGACTAATACTGCCTTCACTCCTGCTTTCTCTAAACCACGCTTTTCTAACTGTAACCTCAGGTCAACAACTCGTAAATCTGCTAGTTTTTTACCGCTACCAGCCGCGGATTTCGCCTCCAACGACGCCATTGCTGCGGGGTTAATGTCCCGGATGTGTCACGGACTACGGACCGGAACTGTGGTCCGGTGCGTTTCAAGTCGGTGCGCGAAATACATAGCAACCGAGATAGCGTCAAAATGGCGGCCATCAATAGAGTTGGATCGCCTATGCATTACATTGAAGAAAGTTTAGAAGAATCCAGGGATGAATTAGACAGAAAAATACAAAGACTTAAGAGACGGCAAAACACTAAATCTCGTATCCTTTTCTTCTTCTTAATTTATTTCGTCAAATGATCGAAGTGAAGTTGCTGTTAATGTTGGAAGTTttttttggtcaattttgacattttttttggTCAATTTATCGTTTTTTGATAGGGAGACTAGACTACTAAATAGTACAGTAGAGAATGATCGATGGAAAACACTTGACacgatttcaatattctaaaATGTGTCATCCGATATCTTCCCACAGAGCTTATCGAGTTGCAAACTAAAGCAGTTCAGACCATGACAACAAACAAGGGTGCCTTGGGCTTGACtgcaaatgaaattgaattgttgACAGACATTGTGGAGTAATTTAGTGTGTAGCCAAAAATGGCTGTAGCATTGCGTGGGCTTGTTGGGTAAAaatgcagatccgcacctctcgtgattgacgcaatctgctgaatgacaCTGACAGAATCCTGtctaaaatctttctactcTCTCTAagtgaagatatcttaaaattaaccaatggcaatgtaggctactgaattgctgatgatattttgaatctgaaaaaatgatattgaacattattgattgaaccgtttacgcggagaggtgcggatATGCACTTTTACCTGGGCTTGTTTTCTTATCGACTCTGTCTAAATCAAacacgtttttttttcgaattgtggtggattattattattttttttttaacctgATGTTGCACAGCGTTTCTTGTTGGTTCGATTGACGATGTCAGTAAACGAGTAAGTCGTTTAGATCGTAAACTGCAACATTATACGGAGCTGATCGCGGAGAGTCGTGCTTCAGATTATCCCGAAGATG includes:
- the LOC141903815 gene encoding uncharacterized protein LOC141903815 isoform X1 is translated as MASLEAKSAAGSGKKLADLRVVDLRLQLEKRGLEKAGVKAVLVERLTKALEDDGESVETFRFEVSEVSSPAAKKTPRKIEATASSTDVKEKVQENGEDKKDDSTDKPEDTEDEKMETETTPVKASEPVTDKSSGNAAKTPQVKVDKTAANDSTLAPPDPLDVSVKNPLTIEDAIKMDTSQEPRNDDSVSLVVHVDDQNDLDYDIYGTPAKKAKTGPDGDKSDEKTDVRATGEKTTVAAEATGKSANGEKDDGSKSDAAVKTTDVEKTEEKSAENGTKTSTGDAAKTAKDGKGKPKTSGKNLWVRGLAATTRATDLKSLFTKHGKVAGAKVVTNAKSPGSRCFGLVMMSSAEEATKCIENLNHTELHGRSITVERAKTDPVSNVKKPVAKTPQPKRPERTHERSKSDTIKKRAPPSVEKRKDDTSSKKVDPKSKDAKKSTSPKKASPSKPKPTTVKKTPEKPKEEPVKEEKKEESKTTKEEVKIETAAMDVTATPESTSGEQNDKVKSETKPDIAEKKDEKTEAEKTETTATVTKTPDKTSVKTDEKSPPKKSPSSVKSKKDDPKSSSSTRSKSGDRRSTGSHHSSDKRDAEKERREREKIYRRERAIREAERKRRMIAEKELRRQRAIERQQKDEAVRLARERERLRIEREELERAKIEAEQLERERIRLERERRERERLLEREKEEQRKLEQQRLEREREREREKERERERQRERERKERERVDLERCAPKRSYDSRTTTTKDDPFWDNKRAATSATTTTNTRQTERISPSLRPGFQTDRERCKERFMEFERGSSKKDARDHSRSSAATTTTTTDPHDRRVERYDRRSNPSESRREDSREVVVQRGSGSRSGDDRHYTSNTNTRYEKRQSPPRKRDDRVSHTTRAATRRDPSPPRRSTDSRAEWKSERSNLTQNQDRRYQSDQHSRQYNQPQGGGRDQWSANKPYSQGPVGHGNVIQGAHWNTASNKDAHPHNQWGSQNMPGQQMPRHQSDRWPNMNPPQQQRQQQPHQSGLHAAPRYNAAYHSAAQYINSGLTTKVWIIGDSIVYWAMMEAGQRPEGLSLGLKDMELEWLGHPDLRFRDTPSYLESRLKICSPPDVLVIHAGIIDVTESSLGDVVSLLRQGLQAIKDLVPHARIIWSDVIPRHYYFGAESQKGKDMTRKRMNKEARTILRLLCGQVLKHTSFTWDKITFFQDDSKDLSAAGKDVFLNDLRLGIKFLIDHPMTPAYPVEEVPF
- the LOC141903815 gene encoding uncharacterized protein LOC141903815 isoform X2; amino-acid sequence: MASLEAKSAAGSGKKLADLRVVDLRLQLEKRGLEKAGVKAVLVERLTKALEDDGESVETFRFEVSEVSSPAAKKTPRKIEATASSTDVKEKVQENGEDKKDDSTDKPEDTEDEKMETETTPVKASEPVTDKSSGNAAKTPQVKVDKTAANDSTLAPPDPLDVSVKNPLTIEDAIKMDTSQEPRNDDSVSLVVHVDDQNDLDYDIYGTPAKKAKTGPDGDKSDEKTDVRATGEKTTVAAEATGKSANGEKDDGSKSDAAVKTTDVEKTEEKSAENGTKTSTGDAAKTAKDGKGKPKTSGKNLWVRGLAATTRATDLKSLFTKHGKVAGAKVVTNAKSPGSRCFGLVMMSSAEEATKCIENLNHTELHGRSITVERAKTDPVSNVKKPVAKTPQPKRPERTHERSKSDTIKKRAPPSVEKRKDDTSSKKVDPKSKDAKKSTSPKKASPSKPKPTTVKKTPEKPKEEPVKEEKKEESKTTKEEVKIETAAMDVTATPESTSGEQNDKVKSETKPDIAEKKDEKTEAEKTETTATVTKTPDKTSVKTDEKSPPKKSPSSVKSKKDDPKSSSSTRSKSGDRRSTGSHHSSDKRDAEKERREREKIYRRERAIREAERKRRMIAEKELRRQRAIERQQKDEAVRLARERERLRIEREELERAKIEAEQLERERIRLERERRERERLLEREKEEQRKLEQQRLEREREREREKERERERQRERERKERERVDLERCAPKRSYDSRTTTTKDDPFWDNKRAATSATTTTNTRQTERISPSLRPGFQTDRERCKERFMEFERGSSKKDARDHSRSSAATTTTTTDPHDRRVERYDRRSNPSESRREDSREVVVQRGSGSRSGDDRHYTSNTNTRYEKRQSPPRKRDDRVSHTTRAATRRDPSPPRRSTDSRAEWKSERSNLTQNQDRRYQSDQHSRQYNQPQGGGRDQWSANKPYSQGPVGHGNVIQGAHWNTASNKDAHPHNQWGSQNMPGQQMPRHQSDRWPNMNPPQQQRQQQPHQSGMGMMPSQPNSAYLGAAAKAASMMWNNTSSNSNMPRGQDMRFDAYKALGSGGQGSGVRRY